A region of Phoenix dactylifera cultivar Barhee BC4 unplaced genomic scaffold, palm_55x_up_171113_PBpolish2nd_filt_p 000783F, whole genome shotgun sequence DNA encodes the following proteins:
- the LOC103696654 gene encoding flap endonuclease 1 isoform X1, which yields MGIRGLTKLLADNAPKAMKEQKFESYFGRKIAIDASMSIYQFLIVVGRTGMETLTNEAGEVTSHLQGMFNRTIRLLEAGMKPVYVFDGQPPDLKKQELAKRFSRREDATKDLSTAIEAGDKESIEKFSKRTVKVTKQHNEDCKRLLRLMGVPVIEAPSEAEAECAELCKSDKVYAVASEDMDSLTFGAPRFLRHLMDPSSKKIPVMEYEVSKVLEELELTMDQFIDLCILSGCDYCDSIKGIGGQTALKLIRQHGCIENMLENINKERYQIPEDWPYQEARHLFKEPIVSKEFSELKWTAPDEEGLVDFLVKENGFNHDRVIKAIEKIKAAKNKSSQGRLESFFKPVVSASVPLKRKEAPDKEVKEATGKKSKTGGRKKK from the exons ATGGGTATAAGA GGTTTGACGAAGCTTCTCGCGGACAACGCTCCGAAGGCCATGAAGGAACAAAAGTTCGAGAGCTATTTCGGTCGGAAGATCGCCATCGACGCCAGCATGAGCATCTACCAGTTCCTC ATTGTTGTGGGAAGGACGGGGATGGAAACGCTCACCAACGAGGCCGGTGAAGTCACAag TCACTTGCAAGGAATGTTCAACCGGACAATAAGATTGCTGGAGGCTGGAATGAAGCCAGT atatgtttttgatggtcAGCCACCAGATCTGAAGAAACAAGAGCTTGCAAAGAG GTTCTCGAGAAGGGAGGATGCCACCAAGGATTTGAGTACAGCAATAGAG GCTGGTGATAAGGAGAGTATTGAAAAGTTCAGCAAAAGGACTGTGAAG GTTACAAAGCAGCACAATGAAGACTGTAAACGACTTCTAAGATTGATGGGTGTCCCTGTAATTGAG GCACCTTCTGAAGCAGAAGCGGAGTGTGCAGAACTTTGTAAAAGTGATAAG GTATATGCTGTGGCCTCAGAGGATATGGATTCGCTAACTTTTGGGGCCCCTAGGTTTCTTCGCCACTTAATGGATCCGAGCTCCAAAAAAATCCCTGTCATGGAATATGAAGTCTCAAAG GTACTAGAGGAACTAGAACTCACCATGGACCAATTCATCGACTTGTGCATTCTTAGTGGATGTGACTACTGTGATAGTATTAAAG GTATTGGGGGCCAAACAGCTTTGAAGCTTATCCGTCAGCATGGTTGTATAGAAAATATGTTGGAGAACATAAACAAAGAAAG GTATCAAATACCTGAGGACTGGCCATATCAAGAAGCTCGACACTTGTTTAAAGAACCTATTGTGTCTAAAGAATTTTCAGAGCTCAAATGGACTGCTCCAGATGAGGAG GGTCTTGTGGACTTTTTGGTGAAAGAAAATGGTTTCAACCATGATCGAGTAATAAAG GCAATAGAAAAGATTAAAGCAGCAAAGAATAAATCCTCCCAGGGGCG ACTGGAATCCTTTTTTAAGCCAGTTGTGAGTGCATCTGTGCCTCTTAAACGGAAG GAAGCACCAGacaaggaagtgaaggaagcTACAGGCAAGAAGTCTAAGACTGGAGGTAGGAAgaagaaatag
- the LOC103696654 gene encoding flap endonuclease 1-A isoform X2 translates to MGIRGLTKLLADNAPKAMKEQKFESYFGRKIAIDASMSIYQFLIVVGRTGMETLTNEAGEVTSHLQGMFNRTIRLLEAGMKPVYVFDGQPPDLKKQELAKRFSRREDATKDLSTAIEAGDKESIEKFSKRTVKVTKQHNEDCKRLLRLMGVPVIEAPSEAEAECAELCKSDKVYAVASEDMDSLTFGAPRFLRHLMDPSSKKIPVMEYEVSKVLEELELTMDQFIDLCILSGCDYCDSIKGIGGQTALKLIRQHGCIENMLENINKERYQIPEDWPYQEARHLFKEPIVSKEFSELKWTAPDEEGLVDFLVKENGFNHDRVIKAIEKIKAAKNKSSQGRLESFFKPVVSASVPLKRKHIQISHHYVHL, encoded by the exons ATGGGTATAAGA GGTTTGACGAAGCTTCTCGCGGACAACGCTCCGAAGGCCATGAAGGAACAAAAGTTCGAGAGCTATTTCGGTCGGAAGATCGCCATCGACGCCAGCATGAGCATCTACCAGTTCCTC ATTGTTGTGGGAAGGACGGGGATGGAAACGCTCACCAACGAGGCCGGTGAAGTCACAag TCACTTGCAAGGAATGTTCAACCGGACAATAAGATTGCTGGAGGCTGGAATGAAGCCAGT atatgtttttgatggtcAGCCACCAGATCTGAAGAAACAAGAGCTTGCAAAGAG GTTCTCGAGAAGGGAGGATGCCACCAAGGATTTGAGTACAGCAATAGAG GCTGGTGATAAGGAGAGTATTGAAAAGTTCAGCAAAAGGACTGTGAAG GTTACAAAGCAGCACAATGAAGACTGTAAACGACTTCTAAGATTGATGGGTGTCCCTGTAATTGAG GCACCTTCTGAAGCAGAAGCGGAGTGTGCAGAACTTTGTAAAAGTGATAAG GTATATGCTGTGGCCTCAGAGGATATGGATTCGCTAACTTTTGGGGCCCCTAGGTTTCTTCGCCACTTAATGGATCCGAGCTCCAAAAAAATCCCTGTCATGGAATATGAAGTCTCAAAG GTACTAGAGGAACTAGAACTCACCATGGACCAATTCATCGACTTGTGCATTCTTAGTGGATGTGACTACTGTGATAGTATTAAAG GTATTGGGGGCCAAACAGCTTTGAAGCTTATCCGTCAGCATGGTTGTATAGAAAATATGTTGGAGAACATAAACAAAGAAAG GTATCAAATACCTGAGGACTGGCCATATCAAGAAGCTCGACACTTGTTTAAAGAACCTATTGTGTCTAAAGAATTTTCAGAGCTCAAATGGACTGCTCCAGATGAGGAG GGTCTTGTGGACTTTTTGGTGAAAGAAAATGGTTTCAACCATGATCGAGTAATAAAG GCAATAGAAAAGATTAAAGCAGCAAAGAATAAATCCTCCCAGGGGCG ACTGGAATCCTTTTTTAAGCCAGTTGTGAGTGCATCTGTGCCTCTTAAACGGAAG CACATCCAAATAAGTCATCATTATGTGCATCTTTGA
- the LOC103696654 gene encoding flap endonuclease 1-A isoform X3, with the protein MGIRGLTKLLADNAPKAMKEQKFESYFGRKIAIDASMSIYQFLIVVGRTGMETLTNEAGEVTSHLQGMFNRTIRLLEAGMKPVYVFDGQPPDLKKQELAKRFSRREDATKDLSTAIEAGDKESIEKFSKRTVKVTKQHNEDCKRLLRLMGVPVIEAPSEAEAECAELCKSDKVYAVASEDMDSLTFGAPRFLRHLMDPSSKKIPVMEYEVSKVLEELELTMDQFIDLCILSGCDYCDSIKGIGGQTALKLIRQHGCIENMLENINKERYQIPEDWPYQEARHLFKEPIVSKEFSELKWTAPDEEGLVDFLVKENGFNHDRVIKTGILF; encoded by the exons ATGGGTATAAGA GGTTTGACGAAGCTTCTCGCGGACAACGCTCCGAAGGCCATGAAGGAACAAAAGTTCGAGAGCTATTTCGGTCGGAAGATCGCCATCGACGCCAGCATGAGCATCTACCAGTTCCTC ATTGTTGTGGGAAGGACGGGGATGGAAACGCTCACCAACGAGGCCGGTGAAGTCACAag TCACTTGCAAGGAATGTTCAACCGGACAATAAGATTGCTGGAGGCTGGAATGAAGCCAGT atatgtttttgatggtcAGCCACCAGATCTGAAGAAACAAGAGCTTGCAAAGAG GTTCTCGAGAAGGGAGGATGCCACCAAGGATTTGAGTACAGCAATAGAG GCTGGTGATAAGGAGAGTATTGAAAAGTTCAGCAAAAGGACTGTGAAG GTTACAAAGCAGCACAATGAAGACTGTAAACGACTTCTAAGATTGATGGGTGTCCCTGTAATTGAG GCACCTTCTGAAGCAGAAGCGGAGTGTGCAGAACTTTGTAAAAGTGATAAG GTATATGCTGTGGCCTCAGAGGATATGGATTCGCTAACTTTTGGGGCCCCTAGGTTTCTTCGCCACTTAATGGATCCGAGCTCCAAAAAAATCCCTGTCATGGAATATGAAGTCTCAAAG GTACTAGAGGAACTAGAACTCACCATGGACCAATTCATCGACTTGTGCATTCTTAGTGGATGTGACTACTGTGATAGTATTAAAG GTATTGGGGGCCAAACAGCTTTGAAGCTTATCCGTCAGCATGGTTGTATAGAAAATATGTTGGAGAACATAAACAAAGAAAG GTATCAAATACCTGAGGACTGGCCATATCAAGAAGCTCGACACTTGTTTAAAGAACCTATTGTGTCTAAAGAATTTTCAGAGCTCAAATGGACTGCTCCAGATGAGGAG GGTCTTGTGGACTTTTTGGTGAAAGAAAATGGTTTCAACCATGATCGAGTAATAAAG ACTGGAATCCTTTTTTAA